A segment of the Thermococcus sp. genome:
GGGGAAGGGTCATCATCGGCCTTTCCCATGCTCTATGAGGAACTCCTCGTGCTGAGTGGCCCGCTTCCTCTCCTGGACGTATATCCAGCCCATCACGAAGAGCAGGATGGCCATCCCCACGAGTGTCTGCCAGCCGAGCTTTGAGTAGTCGGGGGTTATTATGATCTTTCTCACCATCGCCAGAATTCCGAGCTCGACGACGTTCCTCATGCTCACGTGGTGCTCCTTGAGGTACATGGAGAGCAGTTCAAGGATTTCGAGGAAGATTATTATCATGACTATCTCGCGGAGGACCAACTCGATTT
Coding sequences within it:
- a CDS encoding phosphate-starvation-inducible PsiE family protein — translated: MTREPSVIEKHVMYWLTVAFDLVVVGLAAITMGYVLYMMFDLVRTSIVNFEIELVLREIVMIIIFLEILELLSMYLKEHHVSMRNVVELGILAMVRKIIITPDYSKLGWQTLVGMAILLFVMGWIYVQERKRATQHEEFLIEHGKGR